In Thermofilum pendens Hrk 5, the sequence ACTACTACGTCGCTACCAGGGTGTACAGAGAGTTACTAGAGTTCGGGATTCCCGTAAAGATGCTGTTTGTAAACATGGTGTCAGGCTCCGCCGAGGAAAACCTCTACTTCAAAAAGTTCTACGACTCGTTCGGGGAGAAGTTGACACTGCTGAGAGTTCCCCGCGTCGACCCCTCCCCGAGGGGCATAGACAGCTTATCGAAACTACTGGAGAAAAACGACGTAGACACTATTCTAAGCCTCCTAGAGGGTTAGCGTTGTGCTAAGATTAAAATTCTGGGCGTAAGGAGATAAGCGCGAAGTAGATGAGAGCCGTATACGTTGCTCTCGCGGCGGCATATGTCGTTGCTGCTTTAGTTGTCGCCAGCTACGGGGTTACCGGTTACTCGTTTCCAAGCATGAACATGGAGAACGTTTTCACGTGGATCGCTGTGGTCTTCCTTGTTCTTCTCGGCTACGAAGTAGCCCGTAATAGGAGGGAGATCTTGGAGATAATCCTGGAGATCTTTAGGCGTCGCCCCGCGAGGGACAAGGACTATACGCCCAGGATAAGTACCTTGGGGCTAATATTTCTCGCAATGCTCCCCGTTCTCCTGGCTGTAATTCTTGAAAGGAACAGGGAGGAGAGGGGGCTCATGAATATAGGTACCGGTGTTCAATCGAACATTTCGGAACCTGTCAGCGCGCTTCCCGGAAACCTAACGGCTCCGCTGGCTAGCAGTACCGGCACAAGCGTCGGCGGTAGTCTTGTCGGCGTTTTTGCGCCTTTACCGCTGGTACTTCTGGGGTTCGCGGTTCTCGTTGCTTTATCCCTTCTTCTAGCATACCGCGAAGCCCTCGGAGAAAGAAAGGAGGCACTGGGCGCGCCCCAGATTCTCGTTAAGGAAGAGCTTAAAGCGTCGTTGACGAGGATCGAGGATTACCCGGAGGGCGATGTAAGACTGGAGATAGTAAGGCTGTACAACTCGTTATGCAACGCTGTAAACGAGAAGGGGGCGAGGCTGGAGAAGTCCTGGACTGCTCGAGAGATAATGCGCTTCCTTTCAGACACGATGCCGTTCATCCCCGCTAGACCCTTGGAAAAGCTGACAGAGCTTTTCGAGCTCGCGCTTTACAGTAGACGCCCGTTAACGGAGAGAGACC encodes:
- a CDS encoding DUF4129 domain-containing protein; its protein translation is MRAVYVALAAAYVVAALVVASYGVTGYSFPSMNMENVFTWIAVVFLVLLGYEVARNRREILEIILEIFRRRPARDKDYTPRISTLGLIFLAMLPVLLAVILERNREERGLMNIGTGVQSNISEPVSALPGNLTAPLASSTGTSVGGSLVGVFAPLPLVLLGFAVLVALSLLLAYREALGERKEALGAPQILVKEELKASLTRIEDYPEGDVRLEIVRLYNSLCNAVNEKGARLEKSWTAREIMRFLSDTMPFIPARPLEKLTELFELALYSRRPLTERDRENAVRSLREILSAIDSAER